The proteins below come from a single SAR202 cluster bacterium genomic window:
- a CDS encoding helix-turn-helix domain-containing protein — MKELTMSEREAKRTVVLNAVLEKRLTKAQAATALGVSERQVWRLLATYRKDGAAGLVHGNRG, encoded by the coding sequence ATGAAAGAACTGACAATGAGCGAGAGAGAGGCTAAACGAACGGTAGTGTTGAACGCTGTCCTTGAGAAGCGATTGACAAAGGCTCAAGCTGCCACGGCATTGGGGGTATCGGAGCGCCAGGTATGGAGGCTTCTGGCGACCTACCGGAAGGATGGAGCGGCAGGGCTGGTCCATGGCAATCGAGGAC